The following is a genomic window from Phycisphaeraceae bacterium.
AGGCAATCTACCGCGCTGGTCAGGATGACATTCTCATGGTCATCCTCGCGCAGCAGGAGCTGCGTGCGGGGCAGATCAAGCTGATCGAGCTGGAACGTCGCGCTGTCGAGGCTTTCATCCGGTTACAGCGTGCCGTCGGCGGGCCGGCACACCTTCCCGCCGCCTCTCCCATCGTCACTCCGAAAAATCTCCAGACAGCGCCGACATCCGCACCGACGACGCAACCCTTGCCTTAACCATCGAACCAGGATCACAACATGAACTCATGCTTTCGCATCACGATTCCTCTTCTCCTGCTGGCCATGGCCGTCACGCCGGCCTGCAACGACAAGAAACAAAACACCAGACCGACCGAAACTCACGACGACCACGGGCACAACCATGACAGCAACGCCCACGATCACGGCCACGATGAGGAGGACGAAGAAGCGCACGATGAGCACGATCATCACGAAGACGCCGAGGAAAACCATGACGAGCACAGCGATGAAGTGACGCTCACCGCCGACGCGATCCGCAAGTCGGGAATCCATGTCGAGCAGGCGGGAAAAAAAGTTCTGGTCGGCACCTTCGTCGCTCCGGCGCGCGTGTCGTTCAACCTGGAACGTATGGCACATGTCGGCACGCCAATCTCCGGTCGAGTCGCTCAGATCAAGGTCCGGCTGGGTGACTCCGTTAAACAGGGCGACGTGCTCATGGTCATTGACAGCCCCGATCTGGGCGAAGCGCAAAGCGACTTTCTGCAAAAGCGAACCGCGGTCACCACTGCCGGCCCCGCGGTGGAGCTGGCGCGTAGTGCCTACGAACGGGCGGAGCAGTTGCACAAGGACATCCAAGGCATCTCTCTGACCGAGGTGCAGCGTCGTGAAGCGGAATGGCGTGCCGCACAGGGCGCGCTGCACACCGCCGAGGCCGCTCTCAAGGCCGCCGAAAACCGTCTGCACCTGCTGGGCATGAGCAGCGAAGCGATCAAGTCGCTCACGGACAACGGCGAGATCGACCCGAGCAGCGCCATCCGCGCACCGATGGAAGGCGAGGTTATCGATCGTGAAGCGACGCTCGGTGAGTTGGTCGGTCCCGACCGCGAAGCACTGGTGGTGCTGGCGGACATGAGCACGCTCTGGGTTCTGGCGGACGTACCCGAAGCAGTGCTCCATGACGTTGCGGTCGGCTCCAGGGCGCAGCTCGTCGTCAGCACCAGAAATCAGACGATCGACGGCACGGTGGCGTATGTGCTGCCGCAGGTCAAAGCTGAGACGCGCAGCGGTTCCGTGCGCATCGAGGTGGATGGCGCATCATCAGGGCTGCGACCGGGCATGTTCGTTCAGGCGCGGATCGATCTGGCCGCGGGTGACCATGGAAACGAGCCGGTACTGGCGATCCCGGAGGCCGCGGTGCAGGTCGTCGAGGGTGAAATGTCCGTGTTCGTTCCCGTCAAAGGTGAAGCCAATACGTTTACCCGCCGTCCGGTGAAAGTCGGCCCGCAGGTGGGGCGCCTGGTGCCCGTGCTTGACGGGCTGCGCGAAGGTGAGTCGGTGGTCGTCTCCGGCAGCTTCATCCTCAAGGCTGAGTTAGGCAAGGCTGGTGCCGCTCACGAACACTGAGCGGTCATCCTCGTGAAACGGCAAGACTGCCGTGAGATGGTCGAAATGCAGCCTCCTCGCCCCCGCTACACAAGAAGAAAACCATGCTTGAACGAGTCCTTCAATATTCCATCCGGCATCGCTGGTTGATCGTTCTCCTGACGCTGGCGGCATCCGCCGTCGGCGTGTATTCGCTTCAACGGCTGCCCATCGACGCGGTGCCGGACATCACCAACAATCAGGTGCAGATCAACACCGAGTTTCTTTCGCTGTCACCTCACGAGATCGAAAAACAGGTGACGTTTCCCATCGAGACGGCCCTGGCGGGGATTCCCGGACTGGAATACACACGGTCGCTCTCCCGTAACGGCTTTTCGCAGGTCACGGCGGTCTTTGAAGACTCCGTGGATATCTACTTCATCCGCCAGCAGGTCAGTGAAAGGATCAGCGAAGCGCGTGAGGGGCTTCCGCCCGGTGCCGAGCCGATCATGGGGCCGGTCACGACCGGCCTGGGTGAGGTGTACATGTACACCGTCGAGTTTGAGCATCCCGACGGCCGGGACGCGGCGATCGCTGACGGTCAACCCGGCTGGCAGAGCGACGGAACCTATCTCACACCCGAAGGGCAGCGGCTGACCAGCGAGCTGGAACGCGCGTCCTATCTCCGCACGGTGCAGGACTGGATCATCCGTCCGCAACTGCGCAACGTGAAAGACGTGGCGGGCGTGGACTCCATCGGCGGCTATGAAAAACAGTTCCACGTCCAGCCCGACCCGATGAAGCTCGTCAGCTACGGGTTGACCTTCACCGATGTGATCGACGCGCTGGAAAAGAACAACGCCAGCACCGGTGCCGGATACATCGAACACAAAGGCGAGGCGTACAACGTCCGCGCCAGCGGCCGGATCACGACTTCGGAAGAAATCGAGACCATCGTGCTCGGCTCGCACCACGGCACGCCGATCTACGTGCGTGATGTCGCAGTCGTCGGCCTGGGCGCAGAGCTGCGCACAGGTTCCGCCAGCGAGGATGGTCAGGAGGTGGTCGTCGGCACAGCCATGATGCTCATCGGCGCCAACAGCCGCACCGTCGCCGCCGCCGTCGATGCGAAAATGGCGGACATCAATCGCGGTCTGCCTCCCGACATCCGCGCCAAGACCGTTCTGAACCGGACCACGCTGGTTAACGCAACGATTGAAACGGTCGCAAAAAATCTCGCTGAGGGCGCGATCCTCGTGATCGTCATCCTCTTTCTCATGCTCGGAAACATCCGAGCAGCTCTGATCACCGCGCTGGCGATCCCGTTGTCAATGCTTCTGACCGCCACCGGCATGGTCAGCGCCGGCATCAGCGGAAATCTCATGAGTCTGGGAGCAATCGACTTCGGCATCATCGTGGACGGGTCCGTCATCATCGTTGAAAACTGCCTGCGGGTGCTCGCGGAGCGGCAGCATCATCTGGGCCGCAGGCTCACGCTCGCTGAGCGGCTCGAAGCGGTTTTCGATGCCAGCAAACAGGTACGATCCGCGACCGCTTTCGGTGAGGCGATCATCATCACGGTGTATCTGCCGATCCTCGCGCTGACCGGTACGGAGGGGAAAATGTTCCGGCCGATGGCGGCGACGGTGATCTTCGCCCTCGTCGGCGCGTTTGTGCTTTCTTTGACCTTCATCCCCGCGATGGTCGCCTTGTGCATCCGGGGCAGAGTCAAGGAAAAGGAAATTTTCCTCGTCCGCTGGGCCAAGGCCGCCTACGCACCGATCGTCCGCCAGGCGGTACGGCTGCGCTGGATCGTCGTCCCCGCCGCCATTGTCGTCTTCGCCCTTTCGCTGCTCCTCTTTACACGGCTCGGCCAGGAGTTCGTGCCCACACTCGATGAAAAAAATATCGCCATGCACGCGATGCGCATTCCCAGCACCGGCATCACGATGTCCAGTCAGATGCAGTTCGAGGTCGAGCGCACCATCCGGGAGAAGTTTCCCGAAGTGCAGTACGTCTTTTCCAAGACCGGCACAGCAGAGATGGCATCGGACCCGATGCCGCCCAATGTCAGCGACACCTTCATCATGCTCAAGCCTGAAAACCAGTGGCGCAGCGAGGCTGAGCTGGACCGCCTGATCGAGCAGCAGCGACACGAGCTGAGCGGGCTGGGCGGCTCTGATGCGGGACATGAAGATGAACACGATCACGGAGCCAACGGTACTGACGGGCACGGGCATGGACCGCCTCCTGCAGGACACAAGGGCAAGCTTCTCGCGTTGCTCCAGATCGAGCTGCAAGCCGTGCCGGGTAACAACTACGAGTTCACGCAGCCGATCCAGATGCGGTTCAACGAGTTGATCGCCGGAGTGCGCGGCGATGTAGCGGTGAAGGTTTACGGCGACGAGTTCGAGGACATGCTGCCCGCGGCACAGGCGATCGCCCGCGTGCTCCAGGAAACTCCCGGAGCCGAGGGCGTCAAGGTCGAGCAGACCGAAGGGCTGCCCATCATGAATGTCACGGTGGATCGTAATGCCATCGCACGCTACGGCCTGAACATCGCCGACGTGCAGGAGGTGATCGCCATCGCCATTGGCGGGCGTGAATCGGGACTCGTTTATGAGGGCGATCGCCGCTTTGACCTGATGGTGCGTCTGCCTGAGGAGGTTCGCAGCGACATTCCCTCGCTGGCGAATCTTCCCATTCCGCTGCCGCGGCGTGACGATGACGAGCCGGTCGATTTTCAACCGGTACTGACCGGCCGCGCGTTTGCTCCGCCGCCGATGCCCGCCTTCATCCCGCTGGGCACGATCGCAAAGATCGAAGTCGCCGAAGGCCCCAACCAGATCAGCCGCGAGAACGGCAAGCGGCGCGTCGTGGTCCAGTGCAACGTCCGGGGACGCGACATCGGTTCCTTCGTCACCGAAGCGCAGGATCGCATCGCGCGCGAAGTATCGCTCAAAGCGGGCACCTGGCTCGACTGGGGCGGACAATTTGAAAACCTCGTCGCGGCGCGTCAGCGGTTGATGATCGTCGTCCCGCTCTGCTTCTTCCTGATCTTCCTGCTGCTTTTCGGCACGTTCAACAGCGTCAAGTATGCGCTGATGGTTTTCACAGGTGTGCCGCTGGCACTGACCGGAGGCATCGTGGCACTCTGGCTGCGCGGCATGCCGTTTTCCATTTCCGCGGCTGTCGGTTTCATCGCGCTGTCGGGGGTGGCGGTGCTCAACGGCCTGGTAATGGTCACTTTCATCAACCAGCTCCGCATGGAAGGCGAGACGCTCGACGAAGCGATCGTGCGCGGCTCGCTGACACGACTGCGACCCGTGCTCATGACGGCACTGGTGGCGGCATTCGGCTTTGTCCCCATGGCCTTGGCGCGAGGTACCGGCGCGGAGGTGCAAAAGCCGCTGGCGACCGTCGTCATCGGCGGCATCATCTCCTCGACCATCCTGACCCTGGTGGTGTTGCCGGCCCTTTATCGTCTGTGGAACCTCGCGGAAAACCCCCGACCTGCCGCCCCCGCTCCCACAGGCGAAGCCTCGACCCATTGACACGGATTTCCGCATCATCACGAGTGTGCGCAGGCCGGTGCGCCCCTGCTCTCGACAGGCAAGCAATGACATGAAAATTGCCGCTCGACAAGTTTCTGCTTATTCGGACGGGTTCTTAAAGCAAGATACGATCACCCGGCTTGATCGCAGCGGGCAGTTTCTCCGCAGGCAGGTCTGCTGATTCGATAGCTGTGAGCTGGCTGATCTCGATAACTGCATCGACGGTTCCGTCACGACGCGCAACTTTCACGCCGCGCGATTCGAGCCATCGCGCCGCCCGTTCCGTCTGCCCCAGCTTGCTCGTGTGCGGGCTGTCCACGCTCTGATGGATCGGGGCAGCGTCGGCGTTTTTGATCGGGGCGAACTCATCAATGCGATCAGTCTCGAAAATGATCGAGCGCGTCGTCATCGGCAGCGCATCAAATACAAACGTCTCCAGCTTGACCGCGTTATTACTGCCGGGAGTCACGCTGCGGCGCGTCTCCAAATCAATGTAGGGAACCTTCTTGTCCGCGCGGTGGAATGGCAGGGAAAACCCTTGCGCACTCTGATTGAGTGACGCCACGAAATCCACGCGGATCACATGAATGGCGATAGAGCCGGCGCGGAAGCGCAACTCGCCGTTGGCGAGAGTCTCACGGGCAAGTGTCTCAGGCAGATCAGAGTATTCGATAACGGTCATCCTGCCGTCAACGAGGCAGAAATTCCCCAGTTTTTCCAGCGGTTCCCGCTTGGGCAGCATCTTGGAAGACATCTCGCATCCATCCAGCGCGTGCAGGCCGAGGAACTGCGGGTCAATGACCTTGACGATCGGGTTATCCACCTGCGTGTAGCTGATCTGTTCGATGCCGCGTCTGCGCATGTCGGCGATGGCGCCGCTGGTGCACAGAGCCTTGAGCGATCCGCCGTGACCATTGGGGGACAGAGCCAGGCTCGATTCAGACTCAAGCAGCGCCCAGCCCGTCGCGGCGTCGATCGCCGGCATCATCGCCTGCGGAAACATCATCACGTTGCGCGGGTTGAGACCGAAATATCGGTGCTTCTCAAAAAATGCGCGGGTGTCGGCATCGTTGATCGGGCTGGTCATGATGTACCAGGGAATGCCGCCCGCTGCGTGATATTTCAATTCCGTCTTGCGGATGTATTCCGCCATCGACTCAAAGAGTGAGATGCTGCGGATCGCCGTCGCGGGAAACGAACCCTTTGGCCCGTCCCAGCCGAGCCGCGTGCCCTGTCCGCCCGCCACGGTGAATGCCGCGACACGACCACGGCGGATGAGGTCTTCGCCCAGCTTCCGCGCTTCGATGTATCTGTCCTTGAGGTCCGCAGGCGGAGTGTTCGGATACCACGGCGCGGGCTTGACGTTTTCGGGCAGCTTGAAGGTCGGCTTCTGCCGCACATGCGACTCGACCAGCCGCTTGACCTCCGGCCAGTCGATGCCCTCAATCTGTGCAAGCAATTCGTGACGCTGCGCGTCATTGAGATCGTCATAAAACCGAAGGACGTGCGCCTGACCCGCGGTTTCGAGCACCTTAACGGCGGCGGTGTGACGTGATGCCAAGTTCGTGGTCGTCATGCTCTGAATCTTAAAGGAATTTCTCTCACGATTGGGGGCTTCACTTCTGGGACACAATCCAGCCTGCCCCTGCTCTCCGACGCTGCCAGATCATTCGGCTCCGGGAATACAAAAAGGTGTCTTGATCGGGTGTCTCAAGAGTTATCATCGACATATGGCTGCCAACACTTCTCCGACCGATGACCGAATCACGCTCCACCTCGTGGGACACGCACACATCGACCCTGTCTGGCTCTGGCGGTGGCACGAAGGGTTCTCGGAGACACACGCGACCTTTCGCTCCGCGCTGGATCGGATGAAGGAGTTTCCTGAGTTCATCTTTACCGCGTCGGCTGCGGCGCACTATGAATGGATCGAAATAAATGATCCCGCCATGTTCCGCCAGATCAAGCAGCGGGTGAAGGAAGGCCGCTGGGTGCCCGCAGGGGGATGGTGGGTCGAGTCTGATCTTAATCTCGTCAACGGAGAATCCCTGATCCGTCAGGCACTGGCGGGCAAACGATATTTTCGGGAAAAGCTCGGCTTTGACTGTCGCGTGGGATTTTCACCCGACTCATTCGGCCACAGCGCACACCTGCCCAAAATCCTCGCCGGCTGCGGATTCGAGGGCTATCTCTACATGCGCCCTAACGACACGGAAAACCCGCGCGTACCCATGCCCGTTTACCGCTGGTACGCTCCCGACGGGTCCATGGTGATCGCCTTTCGACTCGTCTGGTCCTACAACGCTCATTCGGTGCAGGGACTGGAAACCAAACACAGCCGCATCCCTCAGATCGTGGCTGGCACTCCGTTCGCGCGCGATATGTTCTGCTTTTACGGTGTCGGTAATCACGGCGGCGGGCCAACCATCGAATTGCTCAAAGCCATCACAGCCTGGCGGAAAGATCCGTCACGGCACCGGCTGGTGTTCAACTCCATGGAAGGATTTCTGAAGGTCGCCCGTCCCAAACTCGCCGCGATGCCCGAATGGCGCGACGAGATGCAGCCGCACGCGCTGGGCTGTCTGACTGCCGAGGCTCGTGTGAAGGCGACCAACCGCCGCACAGAGGAAGCCCTGCTCTCCGCCGAGATCTGGTCGAGTGTCGCGGAGATGGTCACGAAGCGCGTGCCGCGACGACAGCCGATGGACCGGGCGTGGAAGGACCTGCTTTTCAATCAGTTCCATGACATCCTGCCCGGTTCATCTGTTCGTCAGGCTTACGCCGATGCACGCGATCAGGTCGGCGGAGCGGCACACGTCGCGGCGACGCAGGCGGTCGAATCCATCGCGTCCATCGCCTGGAATGTGGACACACGGGGAGAGGATGCACCGCTGCTGATTTTCAACCCGCACCCTTTCGCCTTCGAGGGTGTGATCGAGACGGAAGATATCGGCTTCGGACTGGCTGCGGGAGAAACGCTTGCGCTGGTGGACGCCAAGGGCAGGCCGACGCCTCATCAGCTCGTCGCTCCGCACACGCTCTGCCAACGGGTCAGGGTGGCTGCGAAAGTTTCCCTGCCGGCGATGGGTTACACCTTCCTGCGTCAGCGTAAAGTCGCGGCTGGCTCCGACAAGGCGCGATCATCGAGTACGCGCAGCACGATCGTCACGACACAGAATCAATCGTTGAAAAACGATGCTCTGGAAGTTTCACTCAATCGTGAGGGGTATCTCTCCCTGCGCGATTTGCGCAGCGACACAGAAGTATTCACTAACAGCGGCGGATGCGTGCCGCTGCTGATCGAAGATCACAGCGACACTTGGAGTCACCGCATCACGCGGTTCGACAAAGTGGCAGGCCGATTTGAAATGGTCGATTCGGCGGTACTCGAAGCCGGCCCGGTGCGGGGTCGGTTGCGAGTCAATTACAAGTACGGCAACTCCGCGCTGCGGCTCGACTACACGCTCGGAGCCGGTGAACCGTTCGTCGGCATCGAGGCTTGGATCGATTGGCGCGAGCAATGGAAAATGCTCAAGCTCGCGCTGCCCACGGGACTCGATGCCATCGACACCACCGCGGAGGTTCCCTACGGCACCGCCCGCCGATTGGCAGATGGGGTTGAGTGGCCGATGTCACAGTGGGTGGACATCGCCTCACCCAAAGGAACTCGGGGGCTGGCTGTCGCCAACGACTCGAAGCATGGCTACTCCGCGCAGGCCGGTGAATTGCGACTCTCCCTGCTGCGCAGTCCGCCCCATGCTTACGATGAAAACACGCCGATAGATTTTTCCAATCCTCATCTTGAATGGATGGATCAGGGGGTTCACGAGTTCCGGCTCGCCCTGATCCCGCACACAGGCGATTGGCGCGACGCAGGAGTGATCGAGATCGCACGGCAGCTCAATCGGCCGCCCATCTGTCTGGCGGAGACTTTTCACGGCGGCAGGCTGCCCGCTCGCGCGGGATTCATCGAATGCCAAGGTGCTGGCGTGTATGTCGGAGCGTTCAAGCCGGCGGAAAAAGGCAAGGGCTGGATCGTGCGCGCCAACGAGTGGTTCGGA
Proteins encoded in this region:
- a CDS encoding efflux RND transporter periplasmic adaptor subunit, whose translation is MNSCFRITIPLLLLAMAVTPACNDKKQNTRPTETHDDHGHNHDSNAHDHGHDEEDEEAHDEHDHHEDAEENHDEHSDEVTLTADAIRKSGIHVEQAGKKVLVGTFVAPARVSFNLERMAHVGTPISGRVAQIKVRLGDSVKQGDVLMVIDSPDLGEAQSDFLQKRTAVTTAGPAVELARSAYERAEQLHKDIQGISLTEVQRREAEWRAAQGALHTAEAALKAAENRLHLLGMSSEAIKSLTDNGEIDPSSAIRAPMEGEVIDREATLGELVGPDREALVVLADMSTLWVLADVPEAVLHDVAVGSRAQLVVSTRNQTIDGTVAYVLPQVKAETRSGSVRIEVDGASSGLRPGMFVQARIDLAAGDHGNEPVLAIPEAAVQVVEGEMSVFVPVKGEANTFTRRPVKVGPQVGRLVPVLDGLREGESVVVSGSFILKAELGKAGAAHEH
- a CDS encoding CusA/CzcA family heavy metal efflux RND transporter — encoded protein: MLERVLQYSIRHRWLIVLLTLAASAVGVYSLQRLPIDAVPDITNNQVQINTEFLSLSPHEIEKQVTFPIETALAGIPGLEYTRSLSRNGFSQVTAVFEDSVDIYFIRQQVSERISEAREGLPPGAEPIMGPVTTGLGEVYMYTVEFEHPDGRDAAIADGQPGWQSDGTYLTPEGQRLTSELERASYLRTVQDWIIRPQLRNVKDVAGVDSIGGYEKQFHVQPDPMKLVSYGLTFTDVIDALEKNNASTGAGYIEHKGEAYNVRASGRITTSEEIETIVLGSHHGTPIYVRDVAVVGLGAELRTGSASEDGQEVVVGTAMMLIGANSRTVAAAVDAKMADINRGLPPDIRAKTVLNRTTLVNATIETVAKNLAEGAILVIVILFLMLGNIRAALITALAIPLSMLLTATGMVSAGISGNLMSLGAIDFGIIVDGSVIIVENCLRVLAERQHHLGRRLTLAERLEAVFDASKQVRSATAFGEAIIITVYLPILALTGTEGKMFRPMAATVIFALVGAFVLSLTFIPAMVALCIRGRVKEKEIFLVRWAKAAYAPIVRQAVRLRWIVVPAAIVVFALSLLLFTRLGQEFVPTLDEKNIAMHAMRIPSTGITMSSQMQFEVERTIREKFPEVQYVFSKTGTAEMASDPMPPNVSDTFIMLKPENQWRSEAELDRLIEQQRHELSGLGGSDAGHEDEHDHGANGTDGHGHGPPPAGHKGKLLALLQIELQAVPGNNYEFTQPIQMRFNELIAGVRGDVAVKVYGDEFEDMLPAAQAIARVLQETPGAEGVKVEQTEGLPIMNVTVDRNAIARYGLNIADVQEVIAIAIGGRESGLVYEGDRRFDLMVRLPEEVRSDIPSLANLPIPLPRRDDDEPVDFQPVLTGRAFAPPPMPAFIPLGTIAKIEVAEGPNQISRENGKRRVVVQCNVRGRDIGSFVTEAQDRIAREVSLKAGTWLDWGGQFENLVAARQRLMIVVPLCFFLIFLLLFGTFNSVKYALMVFTGVPLALTGGIVALWLRGMPFSISAAVGFIALSGVAVLNGLVMVTFINQLRMEGETLDEAIVRGSLTRLRPVLMTALVAAFGFVPMALARGTGAEVQKPLATVVIGGIISSTILTLVVLPALYRLWNLAENPRPAAPAPTGEASTH
- a CDS encoding UDPGP type 1 family protein; protein product: MTTTNLASRHTAAVKVLETAGQAHVLRFYDDLNDAQRHELLAQIEGIDWPEVKRLVESHVRQKPTFKLPENVKPAPWYPNTPPADLKDRYIEARKLGEDLIRRGRVAAFTVAGGQGTRLGWDGPKGSFPATAIRSISLFESMAEYIRKTELKYHAAGGIPWYIMTSPINDADTRAFFEKHRYFGLNPRNVMMFPQAMMPAIDAATGWALLESESSLALSPNGHGGSLKALCTSGAIADMRRRGIEQISYTQVDNPIVKVIDPQFLGLHALDGCEMSSKMLPKREPLEKLGNFCLVDGRMTVIEYSDLPETLARETLANGELRFRAGSIAIHVIRVDFVASLNQSAQGFSLPFHRADKKVPYIDLETRRSVTPGSNNAVKLETFVFDALPMTTRSIIFETDRIDEFAPIKNADAAPIHQSVDSPHTSKLGQTERAARWLESRGVKVARRDGTVDAVIEISQLTAIESADLPAEKLPAAIKPGDRILL
- a CDS encoding alpha-mannosidase, with protein sequence MAANTSPTDDRITLHLVGHAHIDPVWLWRWHEGFSETHATFRSALDRMKEFPEFIFTASAAAHYEWIEINDPAMFRQIKQRVKEGRWVPAGGWWVESDLNLVNGESLIRQALAGKRYFREKLGFDCRVGFSPDSFGHSAHLPKILAGCGFEGYLYMRPNDTENPRVPMPVYRWYAPDGSMVIAFRLVWSYNAHSVQGLETKHSRIPQIVAGTPFARDMFCFYGVGNHGGGPTIELLKAITAWRKDPSRHRLVFNSMEGFLKVARPKLAAMPEWRDEMQPHALGCLTAEARVKATNRRTEEALLSAEIWSSVAEMVTKRVPRRQPMDRAWKDLLFNQFHDILPGSSVRQAYADARDQVGGAAHVAATQAVESIASIAWNVDTRGEDAPLLIFNPHPFAFEGVIETEDIGFGLAAGETLALVDAKGRPTPHQLVAPHTLCQRVRVAAKVSLPAMGYTFLRQRKVAAGSDKARSSSTRSTIVTTQNQSLKNDALEVSLNREGYLSLRDLRSDTEVFTNSGGCVPLLIEDHSDTWSHRITRFDKVAGRFEMVDSAVLEAGPVRGRLRVNYKYGNSALRLDYTLGAGEPFVGIEAWIDWREQWKMLKLALPTGLDAIDTTAEVPYGTARRLADGVEWPMSQWVDIASPKGTRGLAVANDSKHGYSAQAGELRLSLLRSPPHAYDENTPIDFSNPHLEWMDQGVHEFRLALIPHTGDWRDAGVIEIARQLNRPPICLAETFHGGRLPARAGFIECQGAGVYVGAFKPAEKGKGWIVRANEWFGRRTRASFTLPALGRTWQATFGPHQLKTFFVPARKSAAVREVNHLEEPL